One genomic window of Kaistia geumhonensis includes the following:
- a CDS encoding isocitrate lyase/PEP mutase family protein, producing MTKRSLRAALAAGEFVAAPGIHDMIAAAVSNKFDLDFVYASGYWTTASAYGLPDAGIATYTQMLDRVATLARVSKASVIADADTGYGGLLNVHHTVRGYEEAGVVGIQIEDQEFPKKCGHTPFKRVVPIIDMVEKIKVAVEARRSPETLIIARTDARQTHGFEGAMKRGEAYAEAGADIVFLEALESEAEMREACARINRPMMANMADGGRTPIRSRDELKAIGYAMAIYPSMTGLAAAHAVENALKVFVAEGTSNSPSLPLFPFSEFNSLIGFEEVWDFERRWARRDAEAAE from the coding sequence ATGACCAAGCGCAGCCTCCGCGCCGCCCTCGCGGCCGGCGAATTCGTCGCCGCCCCCGGCATCCACGACATGATCGCGGCGGCGGTCAGCAACAAGTTCGACCTCGATTTCGTCTATGCCTCCGGCTACTGGACGACCGCCTCGGCCTATGGCCTGCCGGACGCCGGCATCGCCACCTACACGCAGATGCTCGACCGTGTCGCGACGCTCGCGCGCGTCTCGAAGGCGAGCGTCATCGCCGATGCCGATACCGGCTATGGCGGCCTGCTCAACGTGCACCACACCGTGCGCGGCTACGAGGAGGCCGGCGTCGTCGGCATCCAGATCGAGGACCAGGAATTTCCGAAGAAGTGCGGCCACACGCCGTTCAAGCGCGTGGTGCCGATCATCGACATGGTCGAGAAGATCAAGGTTGCGGTCGAGGCACGGCGCAGCCCCGAGACGCTGATCATCGCCCGGACGGATGCGCGGCAGACGCATGGCTTCGAAGGCGCGATGAAGCGCGGCGAAGCCTATGCGGAAGCCGGTGCCGACATCGTCTTCCTCGAGGCGCTGGAAAGCGAGGCGGAGATGCGCGAGGCCTGCGCGCGCATCAACAGGCCGATGATGGCCAACATGGCCGATGGCGGCCGCACGCCGATCCGCTCGCGCGACGAATTGAAGGCGATCGGCTACGCCATGGCGATCTATCCCTCGATGACCGGCCTCGCAGCCGCGCATGCGGTGGAGAACGCGCTCAAGGTATTCGTCGCCGAGGGCACGTCGAATTCGCCCAGCCTGCCGCTCTTCCCGTTCTCGGAGTTCAACTCGCTGATCGGTTTCGAGGAGGTGTGGGACTTCGAGCGGCGCTGGGCTCGCCGCGACGCCGAGGCGGCCGAGTGA
- a CDS encoding 3-hydroxyacyl-CoA dehydrogenase, which yields MRVACIGTGTVGSAFAVVFARAGHEVALFDAAPGAVEDFALKRIRATLDLLGTEGALAEPVAEIMSRVRPAASLADAVSGAAYVQESVAEEVAVKRAVFAALGDAAPEDAVLASSTSALAGSRFLDAAARPGRCLVAHPVNPPSLIPLVELCPAPFTAKETVERARALLAAAGMSPVTLAREIDGFILNRLQYTLVAEALHLVGEGYCSAADIDRVVTEGLAPRWASIGPFEVAHLNAVDGFAGFVARLGGMMRAMGQGARTDYDWSDDLVASIHAELEKQVPVAGIPARQAWRDRRILATRRLQKGD from the coding sequence ATGCGCGTCGCCTGCATCGGCACCGGGACGGTCGGCAGTGCCTTCGCGGTCGTCTTCGCCCGCGCCGGGCATGAGGTGGCGCTGTTTGACGCCGCGCCGGGCGCGGTGGAGGACTTCGCGCTGAAGCGCATCCGCGCCACGCTCGATCTGCTCGGGACCGAAGGCGCGCTTGCCGAACCCGTCGCGGAGATCATGAGCCGCGTTCGCCCGGCAGCGAGCCTCGCCGACGCCGTATCCGGGGCGGCCTATGTGCAGGAGAGCGTCGCCGAGGAGGTCGCGGTCAAGCGCGCCGTCTTCGCCGCGCTCGGCGACGCGGCGCCCGAGGATGCCGTCCTCGCCTCGTCGACCTCGGCGCTCGCGGGATCGCGCTTCCTCGATGCCGCGGCGCGTCCGGGGCGCTGTCTCGTGGCGCATCCGGTCAATCCGCCGTCGCTGATCCCGCTGGTCGAGCTCTGCCCGGCGCCGTTCACGGCGAAGGAGACGGTCGAGCGGGCGCGGGCCCTGCTCGCGGCGGCCGGCATGAGCCCCGTGACGCTCGCCCGCGAGATCGACGGGTTCATTCTGAACCGCCTGCAATACACGCTCGTCGCCGAAGCGCTGCATCTCGTCGGCGAAGGCTATTGCTCGGCGGCCGACATCGACCGTGTCGTCACCGAGGGGCTCGCGCCGCGCTGGGCCTCGATCGGTCCGTTCGAGGTGGCGCATCTCAATGCCGTGGACGGGTTCGCCGGCTTCGTCGCCCGCCTCGGCGGCATGATGCGCGCGATGGGGCAGGGGGCGAGGACCGACTACGACTGGTCCGACGATCTCGTCGCGTCGATCCATGCCGAGCTGGAGAAGCAGGTGCCCGTCGCTGGGATCCCCGCGCGCCAGGCCTGGCGCGACCGCCGCATCCTCGCGACGCGCCGGCTGCAGAAGGGCGATTAG
- a CDS encoding LacI family DNA-binding transcriptional regulator, with the protein MKRISSRATSFDVAALAGVSQSAVSRAFTPGSSIAEEKRAKVLEAARKLNYVPNSIASSLTTKRTNIIALILGNMGNPFYVHVLHEFSRRLQALGRQVLIFTVDPGSESDEAILRALQYQIDGVILTAAQLSTRMTSLCHDRGIPIVLFNRYIPGSDASGVRCDNVGGGRLIAEAFLAAGAKSFAMITGDPKGTTSQDRVRGFVERLMEEGIRRSEIEEVGGQSSYDGAARAALTLFGDRAKPRPDALFGINDIMAMGAIDALRYRLALKIPDDLMVAGFDDIPEARRAPYKLTTVRQPINQMVEQTLALMHLDEPDRPIERGIDMPLASRLIWRSTIPVPPAYRSDVADDAGMDEAG; encoded by the coding sequence ATGAAACGCATCAGCTCAAGGGCCACGTCCTTCGACGTCGCCGCGCTCGCCGGCGTCTCGCAGTCGGCCGTCTCGCGTGCCTTCACCCCGGGATCGAGCATCGCGGAGGAGAAGCGCGCCAAGGTCCTGGAGGCGGCGCGCAAGCTCAACTACGTGCCGAACTCGATCGCATCGAGCCTCACCACCAAGCGTACCAATATCATCGCGCTGATCCTCGGCAACATGGGCAACCCGTTCTATGTCCATGTGCTGCACGAGTTCAGCCGCCGCCTGCAGGCGCTCGGCCGCCAGGTGCTGATCTTCACCGTCGATCCCGGCTCGGAGAGCGACGAGGCGATTCTCCGGGCGCTGCAATACCAGATCGACGGCGTCATCCTGACGGCGGCCCAGCTCTCGACGCGGATGACCTCGCTCTGTCACGACCGCGGCATCCCGATCGTGCTCTTCAACCGCTATATCCCCGGCAGCGACGCGTCGGGCGTGCGCTGCGACAATGTCGGCGGCGGGCGCCTCATCGCCGAGGCCTTCCTGGCCGCCGGCGCGAAGAGCTTCGCCATGATCACCGGCGATCCCAAGGGCACAACCAGCCAGGATCGCGTGCGCGGCTTCGTCGAGCGGCTGATGGAGGAAGGGATCCGCCGCAGCGAGATCGAGGAGGTCGGGGGCCAGTCTTCCTATGACGGCGCGGCGCGGGCCGCGCTGACGCTGTTCGGCGACCGTGCGAAGCCCCGGCCGGACGCGCTGTTCGGCATCAACGACATCATGGCCATGGGCGCGATCGACGCGCTGCGCTATCGCCTCGCGCTGAAGATCCCGGATGATCTGATGGTCGCCGGCTTCGACGACATTCCCGAGGCCCGCCGCGCGCCCTACAAGCTGACGACGGTGCGCCAGCCGATCAACCAGATGGTCGAGCAGACGCTGGCGCTGATGCATCTCGACGAGCCGGACCGCCCGATCGAGCGCGGCATCGACATGCCGCTGGCGAGCCGCCTGATCTGGCGCAGCACCATCCCGGTTCCGCCGGCCTACCGCTCCGACGTCGCCGACGACGCCGGCATGGACGAAGCCGGCTAA